From Dryobates pubescens isolate bDryPub1 chromosome 11, bDryPub1.pri, whole genome shotgun sequence:
AGTTAAACACTGGCAGCCAAAGCCCAGCTCTGGTCAAAGTGGGGCTTGAAGGTGTTGAGTTCAACGGATCTCTGTGAATTAAAATGGGATCTTGAGAGTCATTCCAAATCATTCCTTGAGTTTTCACAGTCTGTGTCCCTGGAGGATTGTGTCAAGGCTGTGTGGTACTCCTAGTAAAGAATAACAACAAAGTCACACAGGGATAAGCTAATGCCAGCAAAAGATGGATCACCTGCTGGGatgggagaaggggaagtgggATCACCTGAAGGTAACCTAAGGTAAGCCAAAACTAAGTAGCACGGAAaaattcccatccctgggaggACAACCCTGCATGCTAATGTTAGACTGCCTTTGTGTAATGAAGTAGCTGCTAATCAGAGCATGCACTGAAGGGCACCTGTTATGTAACCAAAAGGTGACCAGTGAACAAATCTGTGTAACTCTTCCTTTGTTGTAATCTCTGTAAAGCCTACAGCCCCTCTGagccagagaatcatagaatcattttggttgggagagacctttaagatcattgagtccaaccgttatctaactctgccaagtctggtgctaaactatgtccctcagcaccacatctctgccttttttaaacacctccagggatgggcattcaaccacccccaaggggagcctgttccagccttgGAGAACCCTTTTTGTGAAGAAGCTTTCTTAGGAAAAGACTTCATGGgatgcttggtaccatggtttagttgattagatagtgttggatgataggttgggcacaatgatctcaaaggtctcttccaacctggtccatcctatcctatcctatcctatcctatcctatcctatcctatcctatcctatcctatcctatcctatcctatcctatcctatcctatcctatcctatcctatcctatcctatcctatcctccattctaaacctctcctgatggaacttgatgccatttcctctcatcctgttactAGCTACTAAAAGGAGTGCTGGGTCCAACCATTGCCTGGCACCTCTTTCTGCACAGAACTGCCTTAAAGGTTAGAAGGTGAATCTTCACTCTGTGTGCTCTTAGCCTCCTGTGCACTGGGTACAAACCTAAACCATAACTGAGGGAAAACAAAAGTCTCCTGTGGCAACACAAATTATATGAAACTCCATCCAGACCTCATGGATGGGCTGCATGTTGTggaaagcaggttgctcactgTGGCAGTTAGGTGCAAAGGTGATTCCTGGACAGACAAAGGTGACTCCTGGACAGACAGAGCTTTTGTGAAAGCTAGCATGCAGGCATCAGTAAGCAATGCAGGCATAGGTAAGGATTTGGGTACACATGTTTTGCATGTATACCCAGGTGAGCTTCTCTGCATTCACACCCTTGTATTTGCACCCAGCCATGTCTCCATGCACATAAGCAGGTGCCCAGTTTGTGCATGTATcaaccccccctggacagcCAGGTGTGAATTCACTGGTGTGATCCCAGATCCATTTCAAGTGTGAGCTGAATCTTGCAGCTGGCATGGTTTGgtggaggtggctggggaggtTGTGTGGGCTCTGCATACTGGTGAGCTCATCCCACAagacagggcagtggtggaaactGGGTGGCCTGGGTTCCTTCATGTATTTCCTGCATGCACATTGCAGGCAGTCAGGAAGGGCTGGCTCCCTTGGGCAGTCAtacaattgttttggttggaagaaacctctaagatcactgagtcccaTCATCAACCTAGCAGCAGCATGGCCTTTAAACCATCTCCTGAAGTCCATTTCCACAACttttttgaatgcttccagagatggtaactccaccacttctctgggcagcctgttccaacgcctgaccactcttgcaggaaagagatttgtcctaatctccaacctaaaccacccctggcacaacttggcaccatttcctcttgtcccatcacttgataacagagagaagagaccacacTCACTATGTTTGCCCAGGGCtgcctacaaggaagctggtgccagggcagtgggCAGCTTGCCAGCATGGGTGTGGTTAGGAGCACACCGACTGTGGCACAAACAGACCTGGAGCTCAGTGCTTCCTGAGGAGAATTGAGCAGTGTGGTTACCTCCCTCGTGGATGGATTTGCcaaaaggtgaggaaaaaacTTAGCTAAATACCCCAACCCCCAAATCCCTGCTCCCCCCAAAACTCCAGCATCGGTGCATTTAatgtctctctggagctggctcctgcagcGCTGCTGGGCATGGTTTAAACCAGCGGAGTCTTTGTCTCTGGAGACTGTCAAGGCTGGcttggatgtgtccctgtgtgagctggtttaggtggtcctgctctggcaggaggttgggactcaatgatcttcagatgtcctttccaacccttaccattctgtaattctgtaaacAAGGTCTGTGTGGGGGAGACTGTATGGGGAGAGCACTTTGCtcatgacctctctgctctgtgctaaAAATAAGTTACCAGACACCCCTCAAAACCCGCAGCACCCCCCTGCAAATGGATAgaatgctcccagggctgctccttccTGGGAGGTAACCGAAAGCAAACTTTGCTGGGAAGCAGTTCCTAGCTAGGGACActtgctgggaagagagcagtgagagcagctgctgagaaatGCTGTTCTTTGCAGGCATTTTAAGCAGTATCTGGGTTtctagccaggcagagggacccCTTCCTTGCCTTCCTGTGGTGGGTGATGCCGGGCAGGGTTGTGTGACTTTGCTGCCTGTGATGCAGATGCAATGCAGCTCTGGGCCAAAGGTCAGTGGGATGGGATGAAAATGGTGAAAGGTCTTCTAGGGCTGGTTgtttgtggctgtgctgctcagtggAGGAggcacacagcccctgccttctccctccctgggctTCTGCCTTCCTGATGGGAACAAGGAATTTGAACCCCACCGTGCCCAGGGGATGATGTGCTGCTTTTCCAGCCAGGAAAGCAACGTTTTGGCTTTTTATTATGTGGCAAAAGGCACAGAAGTTACTAGAAGGAAATGAAGTGCATCTAACTCGATGAAAGAAGGTATTCATTTCCTGCTGGGTGGGGGCAGAAACAACTCATGAAACAGTTCTTGGATTTTCTGAGGGTAAATTCAGCTGAATTTGTACTTTGGCTTTTATACCTTAAGACTTCTTCGTCCCTTTTCTGATTTGCTTAGACAATTTATTGCCAGTTCAGCTTGTCAGACATTGACTCCTAAAAGTACTGATCACTTGAACCAGCCTTTGCAGTCAGGAAAATGGGTGTTGGAACTCCAGCTTTTCCATGTGCTCAATAGATGTGGATAGATCAGGTCCTACCTAATTTACCTCTTCATGTCATGAAAAGCTTAGGAAAGGCTTCTGGTCAGGTAGAGTGTCTTAATTGcctctggagcaggaggagttAAGTTTGGCTTTCTGTCTCATTCCAGATATTGGAATAGGGACTTTCTGAGATGGGGTGTGTGGGTGCCACCCAAAACCAAAGGGCAATGCCTGTTTCTGCCTACCCGCTGCAATCTCCACCCTTATTAGGTAACTTGTAGTAAGGCTGAGATAACAGCCTGGGCTCTCGCCCATCCCCTCAGTCAGATGCCCCAGGGGACACCTGCCTGGGTTGTGATTGGTACTGAGATCAGGCAAGCAAACATCATAAATACCTATGTTTGGGCAACTGCTGAAGTCATGCTTCTTGCCAAGCCTTAGTTCTCTTGGCTGGCACTGGCATTCCTGTCCTTATGTGCCCCTCACACAGACCTGCAGGACACTAAATGCAAATGAGAAGCTTTCACAGCCTAATAACACACTTTCTGTTTATTGATTAGGTGAAGATATTGAAGCTGTTAAAGCAGCAGCCTGTCCTTTGCAACCTGTTTCATCAGCCAAACACAGAGCATCCCCCACAGTAAGTCACTGAGCCCTGCATCTTTCTCATCCTTCAGTGGGATCCCTGGGCTCAAGTGAGGAACATCAGAGGTACAGAACTCTGTCTGACCACCATGGAGCCCGAAGCTCACACTCAGCAGGAGTCATCCACCCCTTCCAGCACGGAGACAGCAGAAGACCTTGCCTCCAAGTTAAATGCTGCTGTGAGGAGCCATAATATAGAtgatgtgctggagctgctggagaaagggGCAGATGTGAACTCCAAAGCAGAATATGGCTGGACACCACTGCAGAGCGCTGTGCAAGATAATAATGAGGACCTGGTCCGACTTCTGCTGGATAAGGGTGCTTGTCCACACGCCAGGAAGGACAACGGTGGCACTGCACTTACCGAGGCAGCGATGGTGGGAAATGTGAATATACTGGAGCTCCTTCTTAGTCATGGCTTAAATATTAATGACCATGATGACAACGGCTTCACTGCATTCATGGAGGCTGCTTGTTATGGGAATGAAGAAGCCTTGAGATTCCTGTTTAGCAAAGGAGCAAATGTGAATTTGAGGAGGGAAGTTAATGAGGAGAAAGCAAAACTGCTTAAGGGAGGTGAGACAGCGCTGATGGATGCTTGTAAAAAGGGCCACTTCTCAGTTGTAAAGACTCTTGTCCAAGAGATGGGGGCTGATGTGAACATTTGTGACAACAAAGACAGGAATGCCTTGATCCACGCCCTCAAGGAGGGCTGTGCCAAGTCGGCTGTCTCCATAGGTCATTTCCTGCTGGACCATGGTGTCGACGTGAAGAGCAAAGATGAATGCGGGAAAAGTGCCCTCATCCTAGCTGTTGAACTGAGAAGCAAAGATTTGGTGGAAACCTTGTTGAAGAAAGGCGAAATAGACATCGATGATGCAGGTGAGGAGGGCAACACGGCGCTGATGGTAGCTGTAGAGAAAAATGATTACGAGATAGTCAAGTTGTTGTGTGAAAACGGGGCGAGGACCGACGTTGGGAACCTGATTGAGGTCGCCAACAGGAACCGCGCTCATGAGACGGCGCGTCTCCTCCGACGACACAACGCCAGGTTTGTGccggcagccctgcaggactgGGAGCCGAGCAGCAAACGCTGGAGGGACCAGCTGAAAAATCTTCACAGAATGTACCGCCCTATGGTTGGCAAACTGAAGACCTTCCAGTACATCAAGCACAGAATTCTGAACACTGCCCAGGGTGGCATCTACCTGGGGCTCCACGGCGGCACGGAGGTGGCAGTAAGAATAAGACGTAGCGTGGAGGGTGATGAAGAGAAGAAGTTCTTTGAAGACTGTGGTAGCTGTAAACACCTGCTGAAGCTCTTTCAGTCTGAGAAGCACAAGGATGACCTGTATCTGTGCTTCCCTCTCTGGGAGAAAAGCCTGGAAGAACAtctgcaggagccagcagagcaaaTGGATTACAAAGATACTCTGAGGATGATCTTCCAGGCAGTGGGAGAGCTGCACTCCCTTGGATTTGCTCACCAGGATCTACATCCCAGGAACTTTTTCATAGGTTATTTCTTGCTTTctcaatgttttcattttgtttgcctGTTGCCTGTAGcttagaaaagaaaatgttgggctgcatcaagagaagcatagtcagcaggtccagggaggtgattctccccctctactctgctctggtgagaccccacctggagtactgtgtccacttctgcagcccctattacaggaaggatctggacatgctggaacatgtccagagcagggccatgaggatgatcagagggctggagcacctctcctgtgaggacagactgagggagttggggctgttcagtctggagaagagaaggcttcgagGAGACtgtatagtggccttccagtatcttaagggggcctccaagaaagctggggagggactttttagggtatcaggtaatgataggactagggggaatggaacaaaaatagaaatgggtaggttcagattggatgttaggaagaagctcttccccatgagggtggtgagacactgggacatgttgcccagggaggtggtggaagcctcatccctggaggtttttaaggccaggctggatgtggccgtgagcaacctgctctagtgtgaggtgtccctgcccgtggcagaggggttggaactagatgatccttgaggtccctcccaaccctaacaattctatgattctatgtttcatAACTGTCTCTTAAGAACCCAGGGGGTGTTTTTGTTCATCATGGGATGAATGTGGCATTAGCTCTCCTCTTGGAATAAGGACAGATATGTTTACAGGCAGCCACAGAGGCCAGACAGAGCAACTTCACATGTCTCATTAGACCTGCCATCCTttctggttggactcaataatcttgaaggtcttttccaaccaaaatgattccatgattctgggGCTTTGCAGAAAGGTCAACCCACAACAGATCTCTTCAGAGAATTGTTTTCTCAAGAAAGGGCTGTCCAGAAGTCAGTAACAGGCTGTATCAAGGCTTTCCATCATTATTTGTTAATGGTTTCTCTTATTTCCACAGATTTAGATGGCAAAGTATACTTGGCAGACTTCGATAATAGAAGAAAGTTGATTAAAGACCAAAAGGAACTTGTAAACTCAGATTTAAAGGTAACTCCTCCAAGAATCAATACCTGGATTAAAATTTCAGGCTCTCTCTAGTACTTTCTGTTGCTGTGAATCCTAGGGGAAGCCTCCCTGCATCCTCAACTAGAATACAGCCTGATGTTTTGGGGAAGGCCCATAGAAGAATAGCTGCTGTGTAAGGATGATATGGATGTGAGGCGGAGGGTATCCACAGATCATGTTCACCAAAATCATGTTCACAGGGTGTCTCCTCTGTCTCTGTGCATGCAGCTTCAAAGTTTGTGTTTGTATTTGCACATCTGCACACCTGTAGGAACATGttcactgagagctgggcagacaggagagctgggcaatgAGAAATGTTAATGGCATGAGGTTTAGCACAtctgagtgccaggttctacacattggccacaacaaccccatgcagtgctacaggctgggggcagagtggctggagagcagtcaggcagaaagggacctgggggtactgattgatagtaggctgaacatgagccagcagtgtgcccaggtggccaagaaggccaatggcatcctggcctgtacaaggaagagtgtggccagcaggagcagggaggtcattctgcccctgtacactgcactggttgggccacaccttgagtcttgtgtccagttctgggcccctcagtttaggaaagatgttgacttgctggaaggtgtccagagaagggcaacaaagctggggaggggtttggaacacaagccctatgaagagaggctgagggagctggggttgcttaacctggagaagaggagactcaggggagacctctctgccatctacaactccctgaagggaggttgtagccaggtgggggttggtctcttctcccaggcaaccagcaccagaacaagaggacacagtctcaagctgtgtcaggggaggtttaggctggatggtaggaagaagttcttcacagaaagagtaattggccattggaatgtgctgcccagggaggtggtggagtcaccatctctggaggtgtttagggagagactggatggggtgcttggtgccatgggttagttgattagatagtgttggatgataggttggacttgatgatctcaaaggtctcttccaacctggtctggtctattctattctattctattctattctattctattctattctattctattctaatgagtTTCCACAAGAATAATGTAGCGTCCTGCACCCAGGGAGGGACCacaccatgcaccagtacagattaggggtttgcctgctggaaagcaattTACCTTGGGGTAAATTGTCTGTGgaacagcaatgtgtccttgtgcccaagaaggctaatggtatcctggagtgcattaagaagaatgtggccagcaagttaggagaggttctccttcctctctgctctgccctggtgagaccacatctggagtattgtgtccggttttgtgctccccagttcaagagggacaaggcaatactagagagtgtccaacagagggctacaaggatgttTAAGGGACTGTAACATCtgtcttgtgaggaaaggctaagagacctggggctctttagtctgaagaagaatgAGAGGAGGTTTTattaatgcttacaaatatctgaagggtgggtgtcgaAAAGAtagggccagtctcttttcagtgctgtcctgtcTGTAATAGGATGAGAATCCACGGATAcagactggaacacaggaagatcCACCTCACAATGAGGAaaactttactgtaagggtgctggagcactggaacaggctgcccagagtggttgtggctcctcctctggagaccttccagaccCACTTGGTCACACTCTGatgtgacctgccctgtgtCATCCTCTTTTGGcatggtgatctccagaggtcccttccaacccctgccattctatgTGTGCACCCATATACACAGTCTGCTCATTCAGGAGTACTGTCCTCTCTCATTTGGTAAGGAAGTGTCATGCACCTGGCACACAAGCAGCAATGTCTTTCTTTGCAGGCTCTCGGCAGGCTCGTGCTGTGTGTTTTAACTGGGGGTAGGAAACCCCTTGAGCAAGTCAGTAAAGAGGATTTGGCTTGTGATCCCCTAGATTATGAGGAGGCTCTGGACCTTGTGAAAAGCCTGGACTGTCATGATGAAGGAGGCTTGGAAGGTTTGAGCAACCACCCCTATTTCTGGAACAAACAGCGGTAAGTCCCTGGAGCACAAAGGAGAAGTTTTCAGTGTGGGATTTGCCTGTAACGCTGGGAACAGTgatggtgaggggtctggaacatccctcttgtgaggagaggctgacagcCTTGGAGCTCTTTGggctgggaaaaagaaaactgagtggggatcttatcaatgcatataaatacttaaaggctgggggtcatgaggatgggcctgggctcttctcagtggtgcccagtgataggacaaggggtaacgtgtacaaactggaacacaggaggtttcatctgAACTTAAGGAGAAGTTCCTTTACTTTGAGTGTGGGGACactgaaccaggctgcccagagaggctgtggagtctccttctctggagactttcaaaacccacttgaacACATTCctatgcaacctgctctagaagtacctgctctagctgggggGTGaactagatctccagaggtcccttccaacctctaccattctgtggttctgtcctGTTGCAGCTAATGAAGTTGTTTGTTCCACAGCAGGCTTGATTTCCTGAAGACAATATGGAACAGAATCAAAATTCTCCTTGATGGAAAAGCTGTCTTTAAAGCTCCTAATGCTGCTGAACGTTTTCCTTATCCACAGTGGACCACGAAGGTAATCCTCTTTGCTTTGGATTTATACAAGGACATGAaggcagaagttgttcccaAGTGTTTCACAGTGCCTGTTTAAAACCATAAGTGAAAAGagaacaccccccccccccccccccccccaatacaGGTAACTGGGGGGATTAAATCTAAGTAGTCATGtagtcagaatcatagaatcaataaggttggaaaagacctcaaagatcatcaagtccaacctgtcaccacagacctcatgactactagaccatggcaccaaatgccacatccaatccccttttgaacatctccagggatggtgattccaccacctccctgggcagcacattccaatggctaacaactctctctgtgaagaactttctcctcaccttgagtctaaacctcccctggtgcagcttgagactgtgtcctcttgttctggtgctggttgcctgggagaagagaccaacctccacctggctacaaccatccttcaggtagtggtagacagcaataaggtctcccctgagcctcctcttctccaggctaagcaaccccagctccctcagcctctcctcacagggctgtgctcaaggcctctcccaagcctcgttgcccttccctggacacgttcaagagtctcaatgtccttcttaaattgaggggcccagaactggacacaggactcaaggagtggcctaaccagtgctgagtacagaggcacaatcctCAGGACTAAAGACATTGCTCCTAAAGGGAGCTTTGTTGCCTGGGATAGTAGTAAGGGGTggtcagggaatcacagaattattaaggctggaaaagatgcctaagatcatcaagtccaaccattaccccaataaaaccatgtctcaaagtgccatgcctacatgttttctgaacacctgcagggatggtgattccaccacttctctggtcagcctgtttCAGTCATTACAGAATTAGCTGGCAAGCCTTCACATGTGTTTGTTGGTGAGCCCTTAAGCTGAGCACTTCCAGCCCTTGCTACCAGTAACTTTCTGGCTAAAGTTTTTTGTCAGATTGGCTCAAAGCCAGTGAGACCAggcttgtttttttctggtaaCATCCTGGAAAGTCATGCTGCATCATTTGAGATCTGACTTTCTTGCTTCTGCATGGCAGCCCATTCAGTCTTCTTAACAGTGAAACAGTTGGACCAAGCCTCCTGAgccccccttccctccaggcATGCATGAAAAATCTCTTGTGCCCTGTTAACTGCCCTAACATGAATGCCACACCTTGGCAAGGCAGGAGAAGAAATGCTTGGCAGAATCAAGGGGTCTGTTTGGTGCATGTCCTGCAGAGTGaatgcctctgcccctgctgggaAATATGCTTTTAAGGGTCACAAGATCCACCCATGCAAGCTGACATCCCTGCAGAAAGGCAGTGGCTCTGGGGAGTGGAGGTAGATGTGCTGCTTTGGTGGTGTGTGATAGGCAGAGAATAATCTaggtgctgggttctacacatgggccacaaccccatgcagtgctacaggctggggtcagagtggctggagagagcctggcagagagggacctgggggtagtgattgatagtaggctgaacatgagccagcagtgtgcccaggtagccaagaaggccatggcatcctggcctatatcaggaacagtgtggccagcaggagcagggaggtcattgtgcccctgtacactgcactggttaggacacaccttgagtcctgtgtccagttctgggcccctcagtttaggaaagatgttgacttgctggaaggtgtccagagaagggcaacaaagctggggagggatttggagcacaggccctgtatgaggagaggctgagggagctggggttgcttagcctggagaagaggaggctcaggggagaccttcttgctgtctacaactccctgaagggaggttgtagccaggtgggggttggtctcttctcccaggcaaccagcaccagaacaagaggacacagtctcaagctgtgccaggggaggtttaggctggatgttaggaggaagttcttcacagagtaattggccattggaatgtgctgcccagggaggtggtggagtcaccatcactggagatgtttaggaagagactggatggggtgcttggtgccatggtttagttgattaggtggtgttggatgataagttggactcaatgatctcaaaggtcttttccaacctggctaattgtAATtcttaattctaattctatgtgtttgtttttgttgttttgttttgttttcagattgACAAATGTGTTCTGGCTGCCATGACGAAACctcccaaagcaaaaccaatcCATTACTCCAACAGCGTCATCGACCTGCTGAGGTTCATCAGGAACCTGGATGAACATGCAAACAACGAGTATGTGTTCACATCCTCACTCCTGACACAGCTGCATTGCAGGCAGCATCTGGGTATTTGTAAGCATCAGTGAGATCAAGAGTAACATCATCTTCAGATGGTTTTCCAGAAGGGAGAgaacagggaggtgggagaaagTCTGTTAGAGACCATCTCGTTACGGGGGCTGTCTCCTCCAGGAGTGCAGCAGTGTGAGAAACATTGTGTATCACAGCAGAAAGAGGTCTGGAGTCAGCCCTCACAATTACCTAGAGGTATGAAAATGAAGTTAGCTCACAGGATTGGACCTCAGATTTGGAAGCAAAATCTGATTCCCAGATCATCTCCCacagatgaatcacagaatggtaggggctggaatggacctctagagatcatctagtccaaccctccttgccaaagcaggtttacctagggcaggccacacagcaacacatccaggtgggttttgaaagtctccagagaaggagactgcacaaattctctgggcagcctgttccagtgctctgtcaccctcatggtaaagaagtctttcctcgtgttgaggtggaacttcttgtgttccagtttgtgtccattgcccaccgtgagagtggtgaagccctggaatgggttgtccagggaggtggttgagaccccatccctggaggtgtttaagaccaggctggatgaggctctggccagcctgatctagtgtgaggtgtccctgcctatggcagtggggttgaaactagatgatccttgtggtcccttccaaccctgactgattctctgattctatgatcctatcactgggcaccagtgaaaagagactggtcctctcctcttgacacccactgaTCCTCAACCAgaacatcctccaccagagctgtcactgcagagacacagcagcagcctcagagaaTTGGTGGCAGACCCTCTGCACCTTTGCTTTTGGAGAGCGGCCCATGGGGTGGAGAGGTGTCTGTGACAGCTAAGGCAggacagggctctgcagcagaagacagcatGAACTTCTGGGCCCTTAGTTTTGCTGCGGGCTGGGGTTGGTTGCCAAAACTCCAAGAAGGTTTTTAGACCACTCTTAAATATTTGTATCATCTTTTATACCTTCAAAAAGCCTTCTTATCTACCTTGCTAGTACTTCTGAAGTGCTGATGCTGACTGTCCTGAAGTGCTTGGAGATGTGGATCAGGAAGCACTGTTCCTGTTAGAAAATCCTGTTAGGAGGTCTTGTCTCCCAAAGAACTGCTAGAGTCTCCAGCCCTCTACAGTCATGGGAGCTTGCATGTGAGGTTAGAGGTGGTGTGAACTCCCAGTGATGGTTTCACTGATTCCTGTGGCCAGCGTTGCTCTGCAGTGAAGATGCAGGTGGGATGAGGTAgatggtgctggaggtgctggaggaatAGTGGAGAAA
This genomic window contains:
- the RNASEL gene encoding 2-5A-dependent ribonuclease, which produces MEPEAHTQQESSTPSSTETAEDLASKLNAAVRSHNIDDVLELLEKGADVNSKAEYGWTPLQSAVQDNNEDLVRLLLDKGACPHARKDNGGTALTEAAMVGNVNILELLLSHGLNINDHDDNGFTAFMEAACYGNEEALRFLFSKGANVNLRREVNEEKAKLLKGGETALMDACKKGHFSVVKTLVQEMGADVNICDNKDRNALIHALKEGCAKSAVSIGHFLLDHGVDVKSKDECGKSALILAVELRSKDLVETLLKKGEIDIDDAGEEGNTALMVAVEKNDYEIVKLLCENGARTDVGNLIEVANRNRAHETARLLRRHNARFVPAALQDWEPSSKRWRDQLKNLHRMYRPMVGKLKTFQYIKHRILNTAQGGIYLGLHGGTEVAVRIRRSVEGDEEKKFFEDCGSCKHLLKLFQSEKHKDDLYLCFPLWEKSLEEHLQEPAEQMDYKDTLRMIFQAVGELHSLGFAHQDLHPRNFFIDLDGKVYLADFDNRRKLIKDQKELVNSDLKALGRLVLCVLTGGRKPLEQVSKEDLACDPLDYEEALDLVKSLDCHDEGGLEGLSNHPYFWNKQRRLDFLKTIWNRIKILLDGKAVFKAPNAAERFPYPQWTTKIDKCVLAAMTKPPKAKPIHYSNSVIDLLRFIRNLDEHANNEISKVTGDHAEYFLKLFPALTMYVYNSLRRHPRYRHLMESQSSAS